In the genome of Raphanus sativus cultivar WK10039 chromosome 4, ASM80110v3, whole genome shotgun sequence, one region contains:
- the LOC108831314 gene encoding V-type proton ATPase subunit G2 has product MESTGNHGGIQQLLAAEQEAQQIVNAARTAKMARLKQAKEEAETEIAEHKTSTEHGFQRKLEETSGDSGANVKRLEQETDEKIEQLKNEASRISRDVVDMLLKHVTTVNN; this is encoded by the exons ATGGAGTCAACTGGTAATCATGGAGGGATCCAGCAACTGCTTGCTGCTGAACAGGAAGCTCAGCAGATTGTTAATGCTGCTAGGACCG CAAAAATGGCGAGACTGAAGCAAGCCAAGGAAGAAGCTGAAACAGAGATTGCTGAGCACAAAACCAGTACTGAGCATGGTTTCCAGAGGAAGCTCGAAGAG accAGTGGAGATTCAGGTGCAAACGTGAAGAGGCTTGAGCAAGAGACCGATGAGAAGATCGAGCAGTTGAAGAACGAAGCTTCCAGGATTTCCAGAGATGTTGTGGACATGCTTCTCAAACATGTCACCACTGTCAACAactga